From a single Intestinibaculum porci genomic region:
- a CDS encoding lysylphosphatidylglycerol synthase transmembrane domain-containing protein, producing MTSKKSYLINTLIIILVGGLSLYFSVGHEVKNVMNAIAHADIRWMFVLAVIMIGYYLTDGLVTTLFAREYKKDYTLKQGFVNGLVGTLFSDITPSSSGGQFAQVYLFNHQGVAPTAATSILLMCFISYQVVMILFTALIMLVQAPYFMHEGWHVTLMALTGFLINFGVTAALLLAAKSKTFHNFVSRYVITFLAKIHIVKDPEATRYKIEDSLGRFRKEISHLEQNKKLFVKACLGNLVKLTIIYSTPFFACLALHIPVHISQFINFLSLAAIINLINTFLPIPGASGGSEGCYMILFSFLGHVHTTSSMMLWRFFSFYFGLVLSFIAFLTSKEMKTPVAPIETAN from the coding sequence ATGACGAGTAAAAAGAGTTATTTAATCAACACCCTGATTATTATTTTGGTGGGTGGTCTATCTTTATATTTCTCCGTTGGTCATGAAGTCAAAAATGTCATGAACGCGATCGCTCATGCCGATATCCGCTGGATGTTTGTTTTAGCAGTCATCATGATTGGCTATTACTTAACCGATGGTCTGGTGACAACCCTTTTTGCCCGTGAGTACAAAAAGGATTACACCCTCAAACAAGGCTTTGTGAATGGTTTAGTGGGCACCCTCTTTAGTGATATCACCCCTTCTTCTAGCGGTGGTCAGTTTGCCCAGGTCTATTTATTCAATCATCAGGGCGTCGCCCCGACTGCCGCCACGAGTATTTTACTCATGTGCTTTATTTCTTACCAGGTCGTCATGATTCTCTTTACCGCTCTCATCATGTTAGTGCAGGCCCCTTATTTTATGCATGAAGGCTGGCATGTCACGTTAATGGCCTTGACCGGCTTCCTCATTAACTTTGGGGTCACCGCCGCTTTACTTTTAGCGGCGAAATCAAAAACGTTTCATAACTTCGTTTCCCGTTATGTGATCACTTTTTTAGCGAAGATCCACATCGTCAAAGATCCCGAAGCGACGCGTTATAAAATTGAAGACAGCTTAGGCCGTTTCCGCAAGGAAATCAGTCATTTGGAACAAAATAAAAAACTCTTTGTGAAAGCCTGCCTTGGTAATTTAGTCAAGCTAACAATTATCTATTCCACCCCGTTTTTTGCCTGTTTAGCCTTGCATATTCCAGTTCATATCAGTCAGTTTATTAACTTCTTATCATTAGCCGCCATCATTAACCTCATTAATACTTTCTTACCGATTCCTGGCGCTTCTGGCGGCAGTGAAGGCTGCTATATGATTCTCTTTAGTTTCTTAGGCCATGTGCATACAACTTCTAGTATGATGTTATGGCGTTTCTTCTCTTTCTATTTTGGTTTAGTACTGAGCTTTATTGCTTTCCTCACCTCTAAAGAGATGAAAACCCCCGTAGCTCCCATCGAAACAGCGAACTAG
- a CDS encoding co-chaperone GroES: MLKPLYKNVVLQKEEVEQKTASGIILSTETKELPSIGKVIAVGPKCESGLKVGDKVVFKQYSGTKVTLDEVEYTVIDEEDILASVE, translated from the coding sequence ATGTTAAAACCACTTTATAAAAATGTTGTCTTACAAAAAGAAGAAGTTGAACAGAAAACCGCTAGCGGTATTATCCTTTCGACTGAGACAAAGGAATTACCTAGCATCGGGAAAGTCATCGCTGTCGGCCCAAAATGTGAATCAGGCTTAAAAGTCGGTGATAAAGTTGTCTTTAAACAGTACTCAGGTACAAAAGTGACTTTAGATGAAGTTGAATATACAGTAATCGATGAAGAAGATATTCTTGCATCCGTTGAATAG
- a CDS encoding Ig-like domain-containing protein: MNYKKLLAGVMTASMILSTGTAPSFAKAKKKAPVKITLNKKAMTIKKGKTFRLKLNGTKTIAKASVSNKKIVKLTPVKKKKKVVKNQWIVKGLKAGKTKVTVKAGKRKYVCKVTVIDKKTKKKTSVKKPTQSSSKTNDSTKQKSTTPNSHTAQANNTQTQEQSTASKPSDETAQKQAQNTVPTSSDETTQSANTQTQEQNTVSKPSEETAQKQTQNTVATPSHETTQSANTQTQVENTASTSSDETAQTSSSQPTDTKSEQTPQTPTKTDNTRIFFSDETLDAMAGDTSGIYGVTINVLSNTYSKSDVVFKSSNPEIATVDQTGKVTPKKQGSADIIASVGPHSATETIKVHDVTMTKPELPYKVNLYYTYNYNKIASTIEITDITEKDKSYGFNGYINETIDIKGKVTYVDKDVISFPNDDLSVGVFDENNKDASETFWKGDHSIFYKPEGSTFEFSTTRQLGQDKTYNLKFLPSSEYYYLTNKSDVDNTVLSKDYDGEFDAYTDCTVNIGMYYHFASTYYKRSDLTYSSSDESIATIDSYGNMTGKSVGKVDITVSVGSHKLVLHYFVHGWNAETPQTPFKVNMTGYKNPEPPATATTSVDNSLTVTHISFKHSYVSDKVIYKTMYIEGILDHETSKSDYYVIPLKIYDDSNHLLTGYSERVNPISDDGKTFKGSIGFGFTRDKNYRIEFGDSSAQTS, from the coding sequence ATGAACTATAAGAAACTTTTAGCTGGTGTCATGACTGCTAGCATGATTCTTTCGACTGGAACTGCACCATCCTTTGCAAAAGCAAAAAAGAAAGCTCCAGTTAAGATCACACTTAACAAAAAAGCTATGACAATCAAAAAAGGAAAAACATTTAGACTTAAGTTAAACGGAACAAAAACTATTGCTAAAGCTTCAGTATCCAACAAAAAGATTGTAAAACTGACACCTGTTAAAAAGAAAAAGAAGGTCGTAAAAAATCAGTGGATCGTTAAGGGCCTTAAGGCAGGTAAAACCAAAGTTACAGTAAAAGCTGGAAAAAGAAAATATGTATGCAAAGTAACGGTAATAGATAAGAAGACTAAGAAAAAAACTTCTGTAAAGAAGCCAACTCAATCATCATCAAAAACTAACGACTCAACAAAGCAAAAAAGTACAACGCCAAATTCTCATACAGCTCAAGCTAATAATACTCAAACGCAAGAACAAAGTACAGCCTCAAAACCATCCGATGAAACGGCTCAGAAACAAGCACAAAATACTGTTCCGACATCTTCTGATGAAACAACTCAGAGTGCTAATACTCAGACGCAAGAACAAAATACAGTCTCAAAACCATCTGAAGAAACAGCTCAGAAACAAACACAAAATACTGTTGCAACACCTTCTCATGAAACAACTCAGAGTGCTAATACTCAGACGCAAGTAGAAAACACGGCTTCAACATCTTCTGATGAAACAGCTCAAACTTCATCATCTCAGCCAACAGATACTAAATCAGAGCAAACTCCACAGACACCTACAAAGACTGATAATACTAGAATTTTCTTTTCTGATGAAACATTAGATGCAATGGCTGGCGATACATCAGGCATATATGGCGTAACTATTAACGTTTTGTCCAATACATACAGTAAATCGGATGTTGTATTCAAATCTTCAAATCCAGAAATTGCAACAGTCGATCAAACGGGAAAAGTGACTCCCAAGAAACAGGGCAGTGCTGATATTATTGCATCTGTTGGTCCACATTCCGCAACAGAAACGATTAAAGTTCATGACGTTACAATGACAAAGCCAGAACTTCCATATAAAGTAAACTTGTACTACACATATAATTACAATAAGATAGCGAGTACAATTGAAATCACAGATATTACTGAAAAAGATAAATCATATGGGTTTAATGGATATATTAACGAAACGATTGATATAAAAGGGAAAGTAACATATGTTGATAAAGATGTTATTTCATTTCCTAATGATGATTTAAGCGTGGGCGTTTTTGATGAAAACAATAAGGACGCAAGTGAAACTTTTTGGAAAGGTGATCACTCAATATTTTATAAACCAGAAGGAAGCACTTTTGAGTTTTCTACAACAAGACAACTGGGGCAAGACAAGACTTATAACTTGAAATTTCTTCCAAGCTCAGAATATTACTACTTGACTAATAAGTCAGATGTTGATAATACAGTTCTTAGTAAGGATTATGATGGAGAATTTGATGCTTATACTGATTGTACTGTCAATATAGGGATGTATTATCATTTTGCCTCAACCTATTATAAGAGATCAGATCTTACATATTCATCTTCTGATGAATCCATTGCGACGATTGATTCTTACGGGAATATGACTGGTAAATCAGTAGGCAAAGTAGATATAACAGTATCGGTGGGATCTCATAAGCTTGTATTACATTACTTTGTTCATGGCTGGAATGCAGAAACACCACAAACACCTTTTAAAGTAAATATGACAGGTTATAAAAATCCAGAACCGCCTGCCACGGCAACAACATCTGTGGATAATTCATTAACAGTAACTCACATTTCTTTTAAGCATTCTTATGTTTCAGATAAAGTTATTTATAAAACAATGTATATTGAAGGAATACTTGATCATGAAACATCCAAAAGCGATTATTATGTCATTCCATTGAAGATTTATGATGATTCCAATCATTTGCTTACTGGTTACAGCGAAAGAGTTAATCCCATTTCTGACGATGGGAAAACATTTAAAGGATCAATCGGTTTTGGATTCACTCGAGATAAAAACTATCGTATTGAATTTGGTGATTCATCAGCTCAAACATCATAA
- the groL gene encoding chaperonin GroEL (60 kDa chaperone family; promotes refolding of misfolded polypeptides especially under stressful conditions; forms two stacked rings of heptamers to form a barrel-shaped 14mer; ends can be capped by GroES; misfolded proteins enter the barrel where they are refolded when GroES binds), with protein sequence MAKEVRFGNDARKSMLKGVNTLADAVSVTLGPKGRNVVLDKGYGSPLITNDGVSIAKEIEPEDKFENMGAKLVYEVANKTNDVAGDGTTTATILARDMITNGMKAVDKGANPVLMREGIEEAAQKVAEVLIKNSRKVETSEDIAAVASISSGNKHIGELISNAMDKVGRDGIINVDNSNSFEDTLEVNEGLQYDKGYVSPYMVSDSDKMEVEMDNPLILVTNQKISNLQEILPVLEKVVQANKPLLLIAEDFENEVISTLVLNKLRGTFNVVATKAPGFGDNQKDLLEDIAVLTNAKFYNKDLNMKLSDLTIEELGTIKKVVVTKDSTTLIGHGQSAAIDARVAEIKAQLENTKSDYDKKKLQERIGKLSNGVATIKVGATTESELKEKKLRIEDALNATKAAVEEGIVVGGGAALAEAYKELKGQLHNDNVDVQKGMNIVLDALLAPVTQIAENAGYNEEDIVDAQKKADQNVGFDAKNGKWVNMYEAGIIDPTKVTRSALLNAASISALFITTEAGVAELPKKEPDMPAMPQGGGMY encoded by the coding sequence ATGGCAAAAGAAGTACGTTTTGGTAATGATGCACGTAAATCAATGTTAAAAGGGGTTAACACTTTGGCTGATGCCGTTAGTGTAACACTTGGCCCTAAAGGCAGAAATGTTGTATTGGATAAAGGTTATGGATCACCATTGATCACCAATGATGGTGTGTCAATCGCCAAGGAAATCGAACCTGAAGATAAATTTGAAAATATGGGCGCAAAACTCGTTTATGAAGTTGCCAACAAAACCAACGATGTTGCTGGTGATGGGACAACGACCGCAACGATCCTCGCTCGTGATATGATTACAAACGGCATGAAAGCTGTTGATAAAGGCGCGAACCCTGTTTTAATGAGAGAAGGTATTGAAGAAGCAGCGCAGAAAGTCGCTGAAGTTTTGATTAAAAACTCTCGTAAAGTGGAAACATCCGAAGATATCGCTGCCGTTGCCTCTATTTCATCAGGCAATAAACATATCGGTGAATTGATTTCTAACGCAATGGATAAAGTTGGCCGTGATGGCATCATCAATGTCGACAACTCTAACTCTTTCGAAGACACTTTAGAAGTCAATGAAGGTTTACAGTATGATAAAGGTTATGTTTCACCTTATATGGTTTCTGATTCCGATAAGATGGAAGTAGAAATGGATAATCCATTAATCTTAGTAACCAACCAGAAGATCTCTAACTTACAGGAAATCTTACCAGTCTTAGAAAAAGTTGTTCAGGCGAATAAACCATTGTTATTAATCGCAGAAGATTTCGAAAATGAAGTCATTTCTACATTAGTCTTGAACAAATTAAGAGGGACTTTCAATGTTGTTGCCACAAAAGCGCCTGGCTTTGGTGATAACCAGAAAGATCTCCTTGAAGATATCGCCGTTTTAACAAACGCCAAATTCTACAATAAAGATTTAAATATGAAGCTTTCTGATTTAACCATTGAAGAATTAGGTACGATCAAGAAAGTTGTTGTCACAAAAGACAGCACTACTTTAATCGGTCATGGTCAGTCCGCTGCTATTGATGCCCGCGTTGCAGAAATCAAAGCGCAGTTAGAAAATACCAAATCAGATTATGATAAGAAGAAATTACAGGAACGTATTGGTAAATTATCAAATGGTGTCGCAACTATCAAAGTTGGAGCTACCACAGAATCTGAATTAAAAGAAAAGAAATTACGTATCGAAGATGCGTTAAATGCGACGAAAGCAGCCGTTGAAGAAGGCATCGTTGTCGGTGGCGGCGCAGCCTTAGCGGAAGCTTATAAAGAACTTAAAGGTCAGTTACATAATGACAATGTCGATGTTCAGAAAGGTATGAACATTGTCTTGGATGCCTTATTAGCTCCCGTTACGCAGATCGCTGAAAACGCTGGCTACAACGAAGAAGATATTGTTGATGCGCAGAAGAAAGCTGATCAGAATGTTGGTTTCGATGCGAAGAACGGCAAATGGGTCAACATGTATGAAGCCGGCATCATCGACCCTACTAAGGTCACAAGAAGTGCCTTATTGAATGCGGCCAGCATCTCTGCATTATTCATCACAACTGAAGCTGGTGTCGCTGAATTACCTAAGAAGGAACCTGACATGCCAGCTATGCCACAGGGCGGAGGCATGTACTAA
- a CDS encoding glutamate-5-semialdehyde dehydrogenase has protein sequence MNVKDMARAMKHDAPALAASSIEMRNDALAHIASAIESNAEKIFAANQEDLALADENGVSAAVKKRLKFDEGKMKDVISGIQMLMTLDDPIHQVQLDRELDKGLELKRVTVPIGVIGVIFEARPDALVQISTLCLKSGNCAILKGGKETAHTNKVLFDTIYQAAIDSGLPRHCLVQVSAHNEIDELLTCEGDVDLLIPRGSNAFVQYIMNHTKIPVMGHADGVCSIYIDEYADMKKIIPLVIDAKTQYTAACNAVETVLVNRKVAKDILPMLKEAFDEAHVKMHGTHEVNEIIPVEIMEDFHKEYLDLEVSLKCVADVKEAVDHINQYGSHHTDAIITENQENADYFLDRVDSAGVYVNASTRFADGFRYGFGAEVGISTSKIHARGPVGLDGLVTYKYKLYGHGQIVSDYASGKKQFHFKDLD, from the coding sequence ATGAATGTAAAAGATATGGCACGTGCGATGAAACACGATGCACCCGCTTTAGCAGCTAGCAGTATTGAAATGCGTAACGATGCCTTAGCTCATATTGCCTCAGCGATTGAAAGCAATGCGGAGAAAATTTTTGCGGCCAATCAGGAGGATTTAGCGTTAGCTGATGAAAATGGTGTCAGCGCAGCGGTAAAAAAACGTTTAAAATTTGATGAAGGAAAGATGAAAGATGTCATCAGCGGCATCCAGATGTTAATGACGCTTGATGATCCGATTCATCAGGTCCAGTTAGATCGTGAATTAGATAAAGGTTTAGAGTTAAAGAGAGTGACGGTGCCAATTGGTGTCATCGGAGTCATCTTTGAAGCGCGTCCTGATGCCTTAGTGCAGATCTCGACCTTATGTTTAAAAAGCGGGAACTGTGCGATTCTCAAAGGCGGGAAAGAAACGGCCCATACAAATAAAGTGCTATTCGATACTATTTATCAGGCGGCCATTGATAGCGGCCTGCCACGTCACTGCTTAGTGCAGGTATCGGCGCATAATGAAATTGATGAATTATTAACCTGTGAAGGGGATGTCGATTTACTGATTCCAAGAGGATCGAATGCCTTTGTCCAGTATATTATGAATCATACCAAGATTCCAGTGATGGGACATGCCGACGGGGTGTGCAGTATTTATATCGATGAATACGCTGATATGAAGAAGATTATTCCGTTGGTCATTGATGCGAAAACCCAGTATACGGCTGCCTGCAATGCGGTCGAAACGGTCTTAGTTAACCGGAAGGTAGCGAAGGATATTTTGCCAATGTTAAAGGAGGCATTTGATGAGGCGCATGTGAAGATGCATGGCACTCATGAAGTTAATGAGATTATTCCGGTAGAAATTATGGAAGATTTCCATAAGGAATACTTAGACTTGGAAGTTTCTCTTAAATGCGTCGCGGATGTGAAAGAAGCGGTGGATCATATCAATCAGTATGGTTCTCATCATACTGATGCGATTATTACTGAAAATCAGGAAAATGCGGACTATTTCTTAGATCGTGTTGATTCAGCTGGCGTATACGTCAATGCGTCCACGCGCTTTGCGGATGGCTTCCGTTATGGCTTTGGCGCGGAAGTAGGGATTTCGACATCGAAAATCCATGCCCGCGGACCGGTTGGTTTAGATGGCTTAGTCACTTATAAGTATAAGCTCTATGGTCATGGTCAGATTGTAAGTGATTATGCCAGCGGGAAAAAACAATTCCATTTTAAAGATCTCGATTAA
- a CDS encoding N-acetylmannosamine-6-phosphate 2-epimerase → MNNVLDKLKGGLIVSCQALANEPLHSSFIMGRMALAAKQGGAVGIRAQSQEDILEIEKTVDLPIIGIVKRNYPDSEIYITPTKKEIEELLGTRCEIIALDATSRQRPNDEKMSDLVKMIHDHQRLAMADCSTYEECVNAQKLGFDIVSTTLTGYTPYSHQLDHPDFALIKKLSDDLSTPVIAEGKIHTPEDLAKVFDCGAFAAVVGGAITRPQEITARFVKALQ, encoded by the coding sequence ATGAATAATGTTTTAGACAAGCTCAAAGGCGGATTAATTGTATCCTGCCAGGCCTTAGCAAATGAGCCTCTCCATAGCTCTTTTATTATGGGACGGATGGCTTTAGCCGCTAAGCAGGGCGGAGCCGTTGGTATTCGTGCCCAGTCTCAGGAAGATATTTTAGAAATCGAAAAAACCGTTGATCTGCCGATCATCGGTATTGTTAAAAGAAATTATCCCGATAGTGAGATTTATATTACGCCAACGAAAAAGGAAATCGAAGAATTATTAGGGACCCGCTGCGAAATCATCGCCCTTGATGCGACCAGTCGTCAACGGCCAAATGATGAGAAGATGAGTGATTTGGTGAAGATGATTCATGATCATCAGCGCCTCGCGATGGCTGACTGTTCTACTTATGAAGAATGCGTAAACGCGCAAAAGCTTGGCTTTGATATTGTCTCGACGACGCTGACTGGCTATACCCCTTATTCGCATCAGCTCGATCATCCGGACTTTGCGCTCATCAAAAAGCTCAGTGATGATTTATCCACGCCAGTGATTGCGGAAGGAAAGATCCATACCCCAGAAGATCTCGCCAAGGTCTTTGACTGCGGCGCTTTTGCGGCGGTGGTCGGCGGCGCAATTACGCGTCCACAGGAAATTACGGCTCGCTTTGTGAAAGCTTTACAGTAA
- the hflX gene encoding GTPase HflX → MVGLLVGLKYRSSFDLEISIEEIKQLALACAITVSETVIQEASPNKVTYIGSGKLNEIAAYANAYDVVIFNEELTPLQMRNITDLIDVPVLDRTDLILRIFESRAATKEAKLQVRMARLNYELPRLAGAHSEIYSQQGGSGFRGAGEQQLELERRRIRKTLASVRRQLKEVKKDRQTQRKRRSTMKCIALVGYTNSGKSSLLNLFTSKKVESKDMLFATLQTATRKVMIKEREALMIDTVGFISQLPHFLIEAFKSTLEEVTQADLIVFVIDSSSDYIQTQINVTTQVLKELGVGETPILYVYNKCDLPTSEFLVPKDPHVFISVKDHLHLDDLEEAMTRILYQDEERLHLLIPYEEGGLYQRLRQETTLIKERFAAEGIHLLIEAPAYYREQLKEYLIS, encoded by the coding sequence ATGGTCGGATTACTAGTAGGACTCAAATATCGTTCATCTTTTGATTTAGAGATTTCTATTGAAGAAATCAAACAATTAGCTTTAGCCTGTGCGATTACCGTCAGTGAAACAGTGATTCAGGAAGCGAGCCCCAATAAGGTCACTTATATCGGCTCCGGCAAACTTAATGAGATTGCGGCTTATGCCAATGCTTATGATGTGGTGATTTTTAATGAAGAGCTGACCCCGCTGCAAATGCGTAATATTACCGATCTGATTGATGTGCCAGTGTTAGATCGTACGGATCTTATTTTACGAATTTTTGAAAGCCGGGCAGCGACCAAAGAAGCGAAGCTGCAGGTGCGCATGGCGCGTCTTAATTATGAGCTGCCGCGTCTTGCAGGAGCGCATAGTGAAATATATTCCCAGCAGGGCGGCTCGGGTTTCCGTGGCGCCGGGGAACAGCAGTTAGAGCTTGAAAGACGTCGTATTCGAAAAACGCTAGCGAGCGTGAGACGGCAGTTAAAGGAAGTGAAAAAAGATCGGCAGACGCAGCGCAAACGGCGTTCGACAATGAAATGTATCGCTTTGGTCGGCTATACAAATTCGGGAAAATCATCGCTTTTAAATCTTTTTACAAGCAAAAAGGTAGAAAGCAAAGATATGCTTTTTGCGACGCTTCAGACAGCGACTCGTAAGGTTATGATCAAAGAGCGGGAAGCGCTTATGATTGATACGGTCGGCTTTATTTCGCAGCTGCCGCATTTCTTAATTGAAGCGTTTAAATCAACGTTAGAAGAAGTGACGCAGGCGGATCTGATTGTTTTTGTCATTGATTCAAGCAGTGATTATATTCAGACCCAGATTAATGTAACTACGCAGGTGCTCAAAGAATTAGGGGTTGGAGAGACGCCAATTCTCTATGTGTATAATAAGTGTGATCTCCCGACTTCGGAATTTTTAGTGCCGAAAGATCCCCATGTCTTTATTTCAGTGAAGGATCATTTACATCTTGACGATTTGGAAGAAGCGATGACGCGCATTCTTTATCAGGATGAAGAGCGTTTGCACTTACTGATTCCTTATGAAGAAGGTGGGCTTTATCAGCGTTTGCGCCAAGAAACGACCTTGATTAAGGAACGTTTTGCGGCGGAAGGGATTCACTTGCTTATTGAAGCGCCGGCTTATTATCGAGAGCAGTTAAAAGAATACCTTATATCCTAA
- a CDS encoding Fur family transcriptional regulator, which translates to MAVKIRQSKQRDAILAILRQSTAHPTAEDVYKQAREELPDISLGTVYRNLNFLADHNLIRRVKTKDNTVHFDGNMTPHYHFVCENCGQIYDIFPTTDATAKLISEVEMTGHKVHYSSINFVGLCAECANTLEVQEHELKEH; encoded by the coding sequence ATGGCTGTAAAAATCAGACAATCGAAACAACGTGATGCGATTTTGGCTATCTTACGCCAATCAACCGCTCATCCCACAGCGGAAGACGTTTACAAGCAGGCCCGTGAAGAGCTGCCGGATATTTCGCTGGGAACGGTCTACCGTAATCTCAATTTTTTAGCGGATCACAATCTGATCAGACGCGTGAAAACAAAAGATAATACGGTCCATTTCGATGGAAATATGACCCCGCATTATCACTTTGTCTGTGAAAACTGTGGGCAGATCTACGATATCTTCCCTACTACAGACGCAACGGCTAAACTCATTAGTGAAGTCGAAATGACTGGTCATAAAGTCCACTACTCAAGCATTAACTTTGTGGGTTTATGCGCTGAGTGTGCAAATACATTGGAGGTACAAGAACATGAACTTAAAGAACACTAA
- a CDS encoding HD domain-containing protein: MNRLEKQMAFALKIDEEKNILRQTHLSHHGRRENDAEHAWHMSIMAYLLKEYANEEIDLAHTMMMCLIHDIVEIEAGDTYAYDEEGKKTQAAREALAADHLFGLLPEDQKQEMIALFNEFEESKTPEAKFAHAMDNLQPFMLNDANDGGDWRGHGVTKTQVYGRQSRTAEGSLALYEYTDKILQKHIAKGDIKDE; this comes from the coding sequence ATGAACAGATTAGAAAAACAGATGGCTTTTGCCTTAAAAATTGATGAAGAAAAAAATATTTTACGTCAGACGCACTTATCACATCACGGCCGTCGGGAAAACGATGCTGAACATGCCTGGCATATGAGTATTATGGCTTATTTACTCAAAGAATATGCCAATGAAGAGATCGATCTTGCCCATACGATGATGATGTGTCTGATCCATGATATTGTGGAAATTGAAGCGGGGGATACATACGCTTATGATGAAGAGGGAAAAAAGACTCAGGCTGCGCGCGAAGCCTTAGCGGCGGATCATTTATTTGGCCTTTTGCCAGAAGATCAAAAACAGGAAATGATCGCATTATTCAATGAATTTGAAGAATCGAAGACGCCTGAAGCCAAGTTTGCCCATGCCATGGATAACCTTCAGCCGTTCATGTTAAATGATGCGAATGACGGCGGCGACTGGCGCGGACATGGCGTCACAAAAACACAGGTCTATGGCCGCCAGAGTCGCACTGCGGAAGGCTCGTTAGCTTTGTATGAGTACACGGATAAAATTTTACAAAAACATATAGCGAAAGGAGATATTAAAGATGAATAA
- a CDS encoding metallophosphoesterase, whose protein sequence is MGRKFVISDLHGQFVLLQLLLEKIHFTDEDELFILGDIMDRGPNSIDIYYFVKEMPNIYMIKGNHEIMMRQALAQSLKYDDLDDPRNNAFRLWKQNGGYKTVNSIREFLQKDAIAYSEYFDNRRTFIKEIIAFIDSLPNYFEFTFQGTHYVLVHAGVDPEAKGPADTDPELLCWIREYFYLSECDPHITYIFGHTPLCFINEDGSFNVWYDPDYHNKIGIDGGLAVADKGQLNCLCLNDGSVTVLPYKMGQMEAIDARVLEDHKKIYGM, encoded by the coding sequence ATGGGCAGAAAATTTGTGATTTCAGATCTTCATGGACAGTTCGTTCTCCTGCAGTTATTACTTGAGAAAATTCATTTCACTGATGAGGATGAGCTGTTTATTTTAGGCGATATTATGGATCGCGGCCCTAATAGTATTGATATTTATTATTTTGTGAAAGAAATGCCAAATATTTATATGATTAAAGGCAATCATGAAATTATGATGCGTCAGGCGTTGGCGCAATCCTTGAAATACGATGACTTAGACGATCCCCGCAATAATGCCTTCCGTCTTTGGAAACAAAATGGCGGCTATAAAACTGTCAACAGTATTCGCGAATTCTTACAGAAAGATGCGATTGCCTATAGTGAATACTTTGATAATCGCCGAACCTTTATCAAAGAAATTATTGCCTTTATTGATTCCTTGCCTAATTATTTTGAGTTCACCTTCCAGGGCACCCACTACGTGCTCGTGCATGCCGGTGTTGATCCCGAAGCCAAAGGCCCAGCCGATACCGATCCGGAACTATTATGCTGGATTCGTGAGTATTTCTATTTAAGTGAATGTGATCCCCATATTACTTATATCTTTGGCCATACGCCATTATGTTTTATTAATGAAGATGGGTCGTTCAATGTCTGGTATGATCCTGATTATCATAATAAGATCGGGATTGATGGCGGCCTCGCGGTAGCGGATAAGGGGCAGTTAAACTGTCTTTGTCTCAATGATGGCAGTGTGACGGTTTTACCTTATAAAATGGGACAAATGGAAGCCATTGATGCACGCGTTTTAGAAGATCACAAGAAAATATATGGTATGTAA